From Bacteroidia bacterium, one genomic window encodes:
- a CDS encoding PKD domain-containing protein, protein GAPPPRKLPGQSSDYTPNGTLSAGNIRGTGINAYASYLLKTDSLGSSGCFEKDLDVTVLNLEPKFSNYDLIIQEGGLTEQDVMLTVRNLPFSQKTICTNFQPTAQLPGDTTLCFGTKLTIDARLVNGLPTNTSPQCRFLWSTGDTTPVVNFSKAPGMHKIWVQISKGGCVSSDTMQATFLQNFLVDLGPDKEICPYDSTLLNAGTHAVNFNWYLPGGDTVKAQQIFTQQEGQYRVRVADAGGCVDLDTIHISHYPLPKTSAGPDSAICFGQTITLQGEGGITYTWQPPDHLDNAFVANPNATPPDSIRYWLITSNQQGCRDTDDVFIAVSPPLFATLPGQLFVCPGDSFRLEATDVKGDTGHYTFTWTDSAGTVLVTGNPAFLHQENITSKMVNLKLEDGCSNAFIDSIEIIVNPAADAAFTATPTEGCAPLTVAFQSTGSGWEWAQFTAGEGDTSETIIPQHTYRQPGIYHPYFSIITKAGCTDSSSQTIIVHATPTANFTAAPQPTRIPNTTITFSANVTDADFIEWDFGDGATEAGNYETIHTYPDTGRYTVMLTATNAHCTSTYSRTIIIRDLIRIHLPNAFSPGNDGLNETFTPVTTAIAHYQLTIYNRWGEQIWKGENEGWNGTSGGAMVPEGVYLYLLKATDDTSAPHFFKGNVTVVK, encoded by the coding sequence CCGTGCTTAATCTTGAGCCAAAATTTTCCAACTATGACCTAATAATTCAGGAAGGTGGTCTTACAGAGCAAGACGTCATGCTCACAGTACGGAATTTACCATTCTCCCAAAAAACCATCTGCACCAACTTCCAGCCCACGGCTCAACTGCCCGGTGACACCACGCTCTGTTTTGGTACAAAGCTCACGATAGATGCGCGCCTTGTAAACGGCCTTCCCACCAACACCAGCCCACAATGTCGCTTCCTGTGGAGCACCGGAGATACTACGCCCGTGGTGAACTTCAGCAAAGCGCCTGGTATGCACAAAATCTGGGTACAGATCAGCAAAGGCGGCTGTGTGAGTTCAGATACCATGCAGGCCACCTTCCTGCAAAACTTCCTGGTAGACCTCGGCCCGGACAAAGAAATTTGCCCATACGACAGCACTTTGCTTAATGCAGGAACCCATGCCGTGAACTTCAACTGGTATTTGCCCGGTGGCGATACGGTGAAAGCGCAGCAAATCTTTACACAGCAGGAGGGCCAATACCGCGTCCGCGTAGCCGATGCCGGAGGTTGTGTGGATTTGGACACCATCCACATCAGCCATTATCCGCTGCCAAAAACCAGTGCCGGGCCTGATTCAGCCATCTGCTTCGGACAGACGATAACGTTGCAGGGCGAAGGCGGCATCACCTACACCTGGCAGCCGCCTGACCACTTGGACAATGCTTTTGTCGCCAATCCCAACGCCACACCTCCCGATAGCATCCGCTACTGGCTCATCACCAGCAACCAGCAAGGCTGCCGCGATACGGATGATGTTTTCATAGCCGTCAGCCCACCGCTCTTTGCCACGCTGCCTGGTCAGCTTTTCGTCTGCCCAGGCGATTCCTTCCGGCTGGAAGCAACCGATGTAAAAGGCGACACCGGCCACTATACCTTTACATGGACGGATTCAGCAGGAACTGTATTGGTCACCGGAAATCCTGCTTTTCTTCACCAGGAAAACATAACATCCAAAATGGTAAATCTAAAATTAGAGGATGGGTGTAGCAACGCATTTATTGATAGCATTGAAATCATCGTCAATCCCGCAGCAGATGCGGCTTTCACGGCCACACCCACGGAAGGCTGCGCGCCACTGACCGTAGCATTTCAGTCCACAGGCAGCGGCTGGGAATGGGCGCAATTCACCGCAGGCGAGGGCGATACGTCAGAAACCATAATTCCGCAACACACCTACCGTCAGCCGGGCATTTATCATCCTTACTTCAGTATCATCACCAAAGCGGGCTGTACCGACAGCAGCAGCCAAACCATTATCGTCCATGCTACGCCCACCGCCAATTTCACAGCCGCACCCCAGCCCACACGAATTCCCAATACCACCATCACCTTTTCAGCGAATGTCACTGATGCAGATTTTATAGAATGGGATTTTGGGGATGGCGCCACGGAGGCAGGAAATTACGAGACAATCCACACTTACCCCGACACGGGCCGCTACACCGTCATGCTCACCGCCACCAATGCTCACTGCACCTCCACCTACAGCCGCACCATCATCATCCGTGACCTCATCCGCATCCACCTGCCCAACGCCTTCAGCCCCGGCAATGACGGACTGAATGAAACCTTTACGCCCGTCACCACCGCCATAGCGCACTACCAACTCACCATTTACAACCGATGGGGCGAGCAAATCTGGAAAGGAGAAAATGAAGGCTGGAATGGCACTTCAGGCGGAGCAATGGTACCAGAAGGTGTTTACCTGTATTTGCTAAAGGCCACAGACGATACTTCTGCTCCGCATTTTTTCAAAGGGAATGTGACGGTGGTGAAGTAG
- the lpdA gene encoding dihydrolipoyl dehydrogenase: protein MKYDLIIIGSGPGGYVAAIRAAQLGMKVGVVERESLGGICLNWGCIPTKALLKSAQVFEYIQHAQDYGISVSDAKADFPAMIKRSRSVAGAMANGIQFLFKKNKVDALMGTGKLTKDKKVEVTDNDGKKQTYEAKNIIIATGARARELPGIKIDGKKIIEYRKAMSLEKQPETMVVIGSGAIGTEFAYFYNAIGTKVTMLEYLPQIVPNEDEEVSKALLRIFKKQGMEVSTGAEVTKVDTSGSKCKVTYKKDGKEQTLECDVVLSATGIQPNIENIGLEDLKIKTDRGIIVTDEYYKTNVDNIYAIGDVTKGPALAHVASAEGIICVEKLAGQKPEPLNYNNLPFCTYCIPEVASVGYTEKAAKEAGYELKVGKFPFTASGKAKAAGAPDGFVKVIFDAKYGEWLGAHMIGMNVTELIAEAVVARKLETTGHEIIKSVHPHPTMSEAIMEAAAAAYGEVIHI, encoded by the coding sequence ATGAAGTATGATCTGATCATTATTGGCAGTGGGCCTGGCGGCTATGTGGCGGCTATTCGTGCTGCACAGCTTGGTATGAAGGTAGGCGTGGTGGAGCGTGAGAGCCTGGGCGGCATCTGCCTCAACTGGGGTTGCATCCCTACCAAAGCCCTGCTGAAGTCCGCCCAGGTGTTTGAGTATATTCAGCATGCTCAGGATTATGGCATCAGCGTTTCTGATGCAAAGGCTGATTTTCCGGCTATGATTAAACGGTCGCGCAGCGTAGCCGGGGCCATGGCAAACGGAATCCAGTTCCTTTTTAAGAAGAACAAGGTGGATGCGCTCATGGGCACAGGCAAACTGACGAAGGACAAGAAAGTTGAAGTGACGGACAATGACGGAAAGAAGCAGACTTATGAGGCTAAGAATATCATCATTGCGACAGGAGCACGTGCGCGGGAACTGCCCGGAATAAAAATAGACGGCAAAAAGATCATTGAATACCGCAAGGCGATGTCGCTGGAAAAACAACCGGAGACAATGGTGGTGATAGGTTCCGGTGCTATCGGGACGGAGTTCGCATACTTTTATAATGCCATTGGAACTAAGGTGACGATGCTGGAGTACCTGCCGCAAATTGTTCCCAACGAGGATGAGGAGGTGAGCAAGGCGCTTTTGCGTATTTTTAAAAAGCAGGGCATGGAAGTGTCAACAGGTGCGGAAGTAACGAAAGTGGATACATCTGGCAGCAAGTGCAAGGTTACGTATAAGAAAGACGGCAAGGAGCAAACGCTGGAATGCGATGTGGTGCTTTCGGCTACCGGAATTCAGCCCAACATTGAGAATATAGGATTGGAAGATTTGAAGATTAAAACGGACCGTGGTATCATCGTTACGGACGAATATTATAAAACCAATGTAGATAATATCTACGCTATTGGCGATGTAACGAAAGGTCCTGCACTGGCCCACGTGGCTTCGGCTGAGGGAATTATTTGCGTGGAGAAACTAGCAGGCCAGAAACCGGAACCACTTAATTATAACAACCTGCCTTTCTGCACTTATTGCATTCCAGAGGTGGCATCAGTTGGCTACACAGAAAAGGCTGCGAAAGAAGCGGGCTATGAACTTAAGGTTGGAAAGTTTCCCTTTACGGCATCAGGTAAGGCGAAGGCTGCGGGAGCACCCGATGGTTTTGTGAAGGTGATCTTCGATGCGAAATACGGAGAGTGGCTTGGCGCCCACATGATCGGCATGAACGTTACGGAATTAATTGCAGAGGCGGTAGTCGCCCGTAAGCTGGAAACCACCGGCCATGAGATCATCAAGAGCGTACATCCGCATCCCACTATGAGCGAAGCCATCATGGAAGCAGCGGCTGCCGCCTATGGCGAAGTGATTCATATTTAG
- a CDS encoding PKD domain-containing protein gives MKKQITPTEDQGKAASTVLLARLRSSFSVSLAGLLIAIINASSAYAQAPSASFTTQDTIGCVPMTVNFSNTSANASSYFWDFGNGNTSTLSSPSNVYLQPGTYHVTLIARDTAGNKDTIIKSNFIEVVRNPVASFTANDTVTCPGLPIIFTNNSLYADSLVWDFGDGNTSSDSVLVHNYTLPGNYTVKLIAKSSYGCRDVAVKTSYISILPSPVALFSASQATACDTNTTIYFSSNSHHSSNYKWYFGDGDSANTANPSHLYSQEGKYDVTLIASNGTGCFDTLRQQNYITIEVPQEPQIIASTTEGCAPQEIRFEANAPGATAWLWNFGDSTTSTRRKTTKTYSTTDTFYVTLSIQTANGCSATVAQPTMIVIQQRPTASFTVNDTLGCAPYTAGFSNLSTPGVTSFWNYGDGDTATGQNPNHIYMEEGTYDVTLEVTAPNGCTAESTINEAVKVNKLSAAFSASPRSGCIPMTVNFNSKTTDADTWYWDFGNGDTSGAANPQYIYKKPGSYDVSLIVNTATGCTDTLVKENFISTTNIQTNYTTPAVKIGCAPFTVDFNDATSGSTAWSWNFGDGNTSTDRNPSHTYTEPGTYDVSLVTTKQGGCEQYIEVYERIQVTGALAEFSYTYEACPPYDVQFHDSTVGAVTWLWKFDDGTTSTEQHPTKSFNTSGYHSVSLTITTADSCSHTTYANNAIYFVPLSAALKAEQLDTVFPKRVQFSAEVDGADSWEWDFGDGSFSNQLSPLHTYQTDSTYLIRFTIMNDRCTTVYEGMLQEIIPLPQIGGVKPPNTGDTSAMPEPITGCPPLTVELNDTTSGATAWQWIHGNGDTSYTQKARGVYDAPGEYDIVLIVTKPGGTDTIHYNNMVRVPEVKARFSLMQQYFCDKTGVSFQDQSTNASQWIWSFGDGDSAFSQNPLHYYDASLDAFTVRLRVVDTFGCKSSVSRTLHRITPDVISSDVSEICYNDTVRFDKALNGNYSWFWDFGDGNSSNDATPAHVYTQGGSYNVMLVMRDNSNNCRDTFNFATQVNVTQPVADFTLDTDSVACDRLNAEFTNASTSANSYRWHFGDNGTSHNRHPDYTYKKEGTFDVTLIASMNGCYDTVTVPQLVTINKAVAGFAMSQQNDCFPITATFTDTSTNPVSWLWKFQDGTTSAVQHPQHVFTDKPASGTTLKITDTNGCEKTVKGSRIDFVSADFKASTTNGCAPQVISFTDQSHQATSWLWEFGDGDTSTLQNPTHVYAQNGTYTVTLIIASSGNCHDTLVMEDYIEISRPWADFHTTSAATCAPSNVQFFSTSSDAKKWLWSFGDGSSSTVENPAHIYAQPGFYTVKLKIENKQGCIDSIIKDRYIRVLGPISSFSASSQDVCNPATVVFSDSTQGAISWEWNFGDGAESTQRHPTHLYDSSGNYTVSLITKDSFNCQALYVLPSKINVTPTPRASFSLDRDLSCVGDTIPFSNQSTDGTLWNWDFGDGKSSSKKNPNHIYTAPGIYTVTLIASTQAGCADTVIKKSILRITGPVADFTLDDSSGCQPVTVEFGHPSANAYSWNWNFGDGNTSDSKDPQHRYDSAGIYTVTLEVTDSFNCLVKIEKPQIISVYRMPEAKFSSDPTEGCAPFEVNFHNESKFYDHSVWKFEDDLNIVGRDIFINSQDASYTYQNKGAYGVQLVVSTDEGCFDTTSFNPVIVNPTPAPDFTADKTQGCNPSIIQFQNKTPDDSTYSYQWLLENDTLSGSDPAYEFDQSGFFDVSLVATSLEGCNDTLTKTDFIEIFDQVPPPASDLHAVSVLNNNSVEMSWKPSKASDFSHYNVYLRNNVSGNYQQIAQMNQRHDTSFSSTGLNTLKNVYTFIVQTEDICGQSLEMDKHQPHSTIELKAVPQGDMVKLNWNPYAGCGIQSYKVFRLAPGASTPELLDELPPNSFEFLDETACPRLYSYRIQATRLCGETYHSFSDTAVAKPADSITTLTVDIVRSTVIDDRAVLTEWAKPSVASAKVSGFTIFRSVDSSFFEEIAELPAEATSYVDHTAYVKSQNYYYLVRADNRCDIEGKQGNPGSSILLSAENTEDHNVLLKWSDYHHWKNGVEYFIIEKMDEYGTWQYLEKVKGNENSFIDKEE, from the coding sequence ATGAAAAAACAAATTACACCCACGGAAGATCAAGGAAAAGCCGCATCTACAGTACTGTTAGCCAGGCTGCGATCGTCCTTTTCTGTTTCTCTCGCTGGACTTCTCATTGCCATCATTAATGCAAGCTCAGCGTATGCACAAGCGCCTTCAGCTTCCTTTACCACCCAGGATACGATAGGATGCGTGCCGATGACAGTGAACTTTTCCAATACATCGGCCAATGCCTCCTCTTATTTCTGGGACTTTGGCAACGGCAATACATCTACTCTGTCCTCCCCTTCTAATGTATACCTGCAACCGGGCACCTACCATGTAACGCTCATTGCCAGAGATACTGCCGGAAATAAGGATACCATTATAAAATCCAACTTCATTGAAGTAGTAAGGAATCCTGTGGCGTCCTTTACAGCAAATGACACGGTTACCTGTCCCGGACTTCCCATCATTTTTACCAACAACTCACTTTATGCCGATAGCTTGGTCTGGGACTTCGGGGATGGCAATACCTCCTCTGATTCAGTGCTGGTACACAACTATACCTTACCGGGAAATTACACGGTGAAGCTCATCGCCAAAAGCAGTTATGGATGCAGGGATGTGGCAGTAAAAACGTCCTATATCAGCATCCTGCCAAGCCCTGTGGCATTATTCAGTGCTTCCCAAGCTACAGCGTGCGATACCAATACCACGATATATTTTTCGAGCAACAGCCATCATTCCTCAAATTATAAGTGGTATTTCGGAGATGGCGATTCAGCCAACACCGCCAACCCCTCTCATCTGTATTCGCAAGAAGGAAAATATGATGTAACCCTGATCGCATCAAACGGAACAGGATGTTTTGATACGCTTAGGCAGCAAAATTATATTACTATAGAAGTACCTCAGGAACCACAGATCATAGCAAGTACAACTGAAGGTTGTGCTCCGCAGGAGATACGTTTTGAGGCGAATGCACCTGGCGCTACTGCCTGGTTATGGAACTTTGGCGATAGTACTACTTCGACCCGGAGAAAAACGACAAAAACGTACAGTACAACCGATACCTTTTATGTAACACTCAGCATTCAGACTGCAAATGGCTGCTCAGCTACCGTGGCTCAGCCCACCATGATCGTGATACAACAGCGGCCCACTGCCAGCTTTACCGTTAATGATACACTCGGTTGCGCTCCGTACACTGCCGGCTTTTCAAATCTCTCCACGCCTGGTGTCACTTCTTTCTGGAACTATGGGGACGGAGACACCGCCACAGGCCAGAATCCAAATCATATTTATATGGAGGAAGGCACTTATGACGTAACACTTGAAGTAACGGCTCCTAATGGATGCACAGCAGAAAGCACTATCAATGAGGCTGTTAAAGTGAATAAATTGTCCGCTGCATTTTCAGCATCACCACGGTCAGGTTGCATTCCGATGACGGTGAATTTCAACTCGAAGACCACAGATGCCGATACCTGGTATTGGGATTTTGGAAACGGAGATACTTCGGGTGCTGCCAATCCGCAATACATTTATAAGAAACCCGGCAGCTATGATGTCAGCCTGATTGTGAATACCGCCACCGGCTGCACGGATACGCTGGTAAAAGAAAACTTTATTTCTACCACTAATATTCAAACGAATTATACCACTCCAGCGGTAAAAATTGGCTGCGCTCCTTTTACTGTGGATTTTAATGATGCTACCTCCGGAAGTACAGCATGGTCATGGAATTTCGGAGATGGGAATACCAGTACGGACCGTAATCCCAGCCATACTTACACCGAACCCGGCACTTATGACGTTTCCCTCGTTACCACGAAACAAGGCGGTTGTGAGCAATACATTGAAGTATATGAAAGAATACAGGTTACCGGTGCATTGGCTGAATTCTCTTACACTTATGAAGCATGTCCACCTTATGATGTGCAGTTCCATGATTCCACTGTGGGGGCCGTTACCTGGCTTTGGAAATTTGATGACGGAACCACATCCACCGAACAGCATCCCACCAAAAGCTTTAATACTTCCGGTTATCACAGCGTGTCTTTAACCATCACCACAGCCGATAGCTGCAGCCATACCACTTATGCGAACAATGCTATTTATTTTGTGCCGCTGAGTGCCGCGCTGAAGGCTGAGCAACTGGATACGGTTTTCCCTAAACGTGTGCAGTTTAGCGCTGAAGTGGATGGTGCCGACAGTTGGGAATGGGATTTCGGAGACGGGAGTTTTTCCAATCAACTCAGCCCGCTGCACACTTATCAAACAGACTCTACTTACCTGATCCGGTTCACGATAATGAATGACCGCTGTACTACTGTCTACGAGGGAATGTTGCAGGAAATCATACCGCTTCCACAAATCGGAGGCGTGAAACCGCCAAACACTGGCGACACCAGCGCAATGCCGGAACCCATCACGGGTTGTCCGCCACTAACTGTAGAACTGAACGATACGACTTCAGGCGCTACCGCCTGGCAATGGATCCATGGAAATGGTGATACCTCCTATACACAAAAGGCCAGAGGCGTGTATGATGCTCCGGGTGAATATGACATTGTGCTCATTGTAACCAAGCCGGGTGGCACCGATACTATCCATTATAATAATATGGTGCGGGTACCGGAGGTGAAAGCCCGTTTTTCGCTAATGCAGCAATATTTCTGTGATAAAACCGGGGTTTCTTTCCAGGATCAGTCAACCAATGCCTCTCAATGGATATGGAGCTTTGGTGATGGCGACAGTGCTTTTTCCCAAAATCCTTTACATTACTATGACGCCTCGCTGGATGCATTTACCGTCAGGCTGAGAGTTGTGGATACTTTTGGTTGCAAAAGCTCTGTCAGCAGAACACTGCACCGCATCACACCTGACGTCATTTCATCTGATGTTTCAGAGATCTGCTATAATGATACAGTCCGGTTTGATAAAGCATTAAACGGAAACTATTCCTGGTTCTGGGATTTTGGAGATGGCAACTCCTCCAATGATGCGACCCCTGCCCATGTTTATACACAAGGCGGCAGCTACAACGTGATGCTCGTGATGCGGGATAACAGCAATAATTGCAGGGATACTTTCAATTTTGCAACGCAGGTGAACGTTACCCAACCGGTAGCTGATTTTACGTTGGACACTGACTCTGTAGCCTGTGACAGACTCAATGCGGAGTTCACCAATGCAAGCACCTCAGCAAATTCTTACAGGTGGCATTTTGGCGATAACGGCACCAGCCACAACCGGCATCCGGATTATACCTATAAAAAAGAGGGAACTTTTGATGTTACTCTGATAGCATCCATGAATGGATGTTATGATACCGTAACAGTACCCCAACTGGTAACCATAAATAAAGCTGTGGCCGGATTTGCCATGTCGCAACAAAACGACTGTTTCCCGATCACGGCTACTTTTACCGATACAAGCACAAACCCGGTTTCCTGGTTGTGGAAGTTCCAGGATGGAACCACCTCTGCGGTGCAGCACCCACAGCATGTGTTTACGGATAAACCTGCTTCGGGCACAACCCTGAAGATCACCGATACCAACGGTTGCGAAAAAACAGTGAAAGGGTCAAGAATTGATTTCGTGAGTGCCGACTTTAAAGCCAGCACCACCAACGGCTGCGCTCCTCAGGTGATCAGTTTCACCGATCAGTCGCACCAGGCTACGAGCTGGTTATGGGAATTTGGTGATGGAGATACTTCAACGCTTCAAAACCCAACGCATGTTTATGCACAAAACGGCACATATACCGTAACGCTCATCATTGCTTCTTCCGGCAATTGCCATGATACCCTGGTGATGGAAGACTACATCGAAATTTCGCGTCCGTGGGCTGATTTCCATACCACATCAGCGGCTACCTGTGCACCTTCCAATGTGCAGTTCTTCAGCACCTCTTCAGACGCTAAAAAGTGGCTTTGGAGCTTCGGAGACGGATCATCCTCAACCGTTGAAAATCCTGCACACATCTATGCGCAACCCGGCTTTTACACCGTAAAACTTAAAATTGAAAACAAGCAAGGATGTATTGATTCTATTATAAAAGATCGCTATATCCGCGTACTCGGCCCCATCAGTTCTTTTTCAGCATCGTCTCAGGATGTTTGTAATCCTGCCACGGTGGTATTTTCAGATTCTACTCAGGGCGCCATTTCATGGGAATGGAATTTTGGCGATGGCGCGGAATCCACGCAACGGCATCCAACGCACCTGTACGATTCTTCAGGCAACTATACCGTTTCACTGATCACCAAAGATTCTTTTAACTGCCAGGCGCTCTATGTGCTGCCATCCAAAATTAACGTTACGCCCACTCCGCGGGCAAGTTTTTCGCTGGATCGTGACCTTTCCTGCGTAGGCGATACCATTCCATTCAGCAATCAATCAACAGATGGAACATTGTGGAACTGGGATTTTGGTGACGGAAAATCTTCCTCTAAAAAGAATCCCAACCATATATATACAGCTCCGGGCATTTATACGGTAACGCTCATCGCCTCCACGCAGGCCGGCTGTGCCGATACGGTTATAAAGAAATCCATTCTACGGATCACCGGCCCGGTTGCCGACTTTACGCTGGATGATTCTTCGGGCTGTCAGCCTGTAACAGTTGAGTTCGGCCATCCCTCGGCAAATGCCTACTCCTGGAACTGGAATTTTGGCGATGGAAATACTTCTGACAGCAAAGACCCGCAACACCGGTACGACAGCGCAGGCATCTACACCGTAACGCTGGAGGTTACCGATTCATTCAATTGCCTGGTAAAAATTGAAAAGCCACAGATAATATCCGTTTATCGCATGCCCGAAGCGAAATTTTCAAGCGATCCTACGGAAGGCTGCGCACCTTTCGAAGTGAATTTCCACAACGAATCAAAATTTTATGACCATTCCGTCTGGAAGTTTGAAGATGATCTGAATATCGTGGGAAGGGACATTTTTATCAATTCTCAGGACGCATCTTACACCTACCAGAACAAAGGTGCCTACGGAGTGCAACTGGTAGTGAGCACGGACGAGGGTTGTTTTGACACAACCTCCTTCAATCCCGTTATTGTGAACCCCACTCCTGCTCCTGATTTTACCGCTGATAAAACCCAGGGTTGCAATCCTTCCATCATTCAGTTCCAAAACAAAACGCCTGATGATAGTACCTACAGCTACCAATGGCTTTTGGAGAACGACACCCTATCCGGCTCTGACCCGGCTTATGAATTCGATCAATCAGGATTTTTCGATGTATCGCTGGTTGCCACTTCTTTAGAAGGCTGCAACGATACGCTTACTAAGACGGACTTCATCGAGATCTTTGACCAGGTTCCTCCTCCGGCTTCTGACCTTCATGCCGTATCGGTTCTTAATAACAATAGCGTGGAGATGAGCTGGAAACCCAGCAAGGCAAGCGACTTCAGCCACTATAATGTGTATCTGAGAAATAACGTTTCCGGCAACTATCAGCAAATCGCACAAATGAACCAGCGCCATGACACGAGCTTTTCTTCGACCGGACTGAATACGCTGAAAAACGTCTACACTTTTATAGTGCAAACAGAAGACATCTGCGGACAAAGCCTGGAAATGGACAAACACCAACCGCACTCCACCATAGAACTGAAAGCCGTTCCACAAGGAGATATGGTGAAACTGAACTGGAACCCTTATGCAGGCTGCGGAATACAGAGCTACAAAGTTTTCCGCCTTGCACCGGGAGCCAGTACACCGGAGTTATTGGATGAGCTCCCACCCAACAGTTTTGAATTTTTAGATGAAACGGCTTGTCCCCGTCTTTACAGTTATCGCATTCAGGCTACCCGGCTATGTGGAGAAACCTATCACTCATTTAGTGATACCGCTGTTGCCAAACCGGCTGATTCAATTACCACTCTGACTGTGGATATTGTGCGAAGTACTGTGATAGACGACCGGGCTGTGCTTACCGAATGGGCAAAACCCTCGGTAGCTTCAGCCAAAGTTTCGGGATTCACCATATTCCGCTCCGTTGACAGCAGTTTCTTTGAAGAGATTGCCGAACTTCCTGCCGAGGCTACCAGCTATGTGGACCATACGGCTTACGTGAAATCACAGAATTACTATTACCTTGTACGGGCTGACAATCGTTGTGATATAGAAGGCAAACAAGGAAATCCCGGATCTTCAATCCTGCTTTCTGCTGAAAATACGGAAGATCACAATGTGCTCCTGAAATGGTCAGACTATCATCATTGGAAAAATGGTGTGGAATATTTCATTATTGAGAAAATGGATGAATATGGCACCTGGCAATATCTGGAAAAGGTAAAAGGAAATGAGAACAGCTTTATAGACAAGGAAGAATAG
- a CDS encoding winged helix-turn-helix transcriptional regulator has protein sequence MDETIIAITAGGTPGDSSHSAKRRSESGDISQRRIAKEVGISQSEVHKILKEADLKPPQDCILVWKKS, from the coding sequence ATGGATGAAACAATTATTGCAATCACCGCAGGCGGGACGCCTGGGGATAGTTCACACTCCGCTAAAAGGCGGAGCGAGAGCGGGGATATATCTCAAAGACGGATTGCAAAGGAAGTTGGTATCAGTCAAAGTGAGGTTCATAAAATATTAAAAGAAGCCGATTTGAAGCCCCCACAAGATTGTATACTGGTGTGGAAAAAGTCCTGA